Proteins encoded within one genomic window of Gloeobacter kilaueensis JS1:
- the nuoL gene encoding NADH-quinone oxidoreductase subunit L — protein sequence MQFGWLIPIYCAAGALISLPWALTQWKGQRAVVFTGIALTALALVHSGLMLPAVLAGKGGTFELPWLNLGSVNIEASFLINPLTAGTLALVSFVSLLVQFYSVGYMDSEHRLARYYGLINFFTMAMLGLVLSDNLLVMYGFWELMGLSSYLLVGFWWSKPEATAAAKKAFITTRVGDFLLLVGIILLYTSAGTLDISQLGEWAHTATVAAPLATIIVLLLFAGPVGKSAQFPLHVWLPDAMEGPTPASALIHAATMVAAGVFMVVRLMPVFELSSTAMLVVAYTGAITALGAALIATSQNDIKRVLAYSTISQLGYMFMALGVGNTEAAMFHLFTHAFFKAMLFLGAGSVIHSAHTQDMREMGGLMSRMPITALTYGVGVLALAGVFPFAGFWSKDAILHALEHAGLYPVFVMGLLTAGLTAFYMGRQFILVFLGAPTAKSRSAHESTWTMILPLLALVVPAAAAGYLGNTWFLHEPMDMTLLVSSSLVVAVGLTVAVAVYSLHLAPKGLVEALEPVRTALENRLYIDDLYAQLFGRGLEGIAIVIAWVDRNVVDGIVNLVSAAILLGGEGLKYLETGKAQFYLLVVFAAVIALGVMVGVR from the coding sequence GTGCAATTTGGTTGGCTCATCCCAATCTACTGTGCAGCAGGTGCTCTGATTTCTCTACCGTGGGCACTGACGCAGTGGAAGGGCCAGCGAGCGGTGGTCTTCACCGGCATCGCCCTGACCGCCCTGGCGCTGGTGCATTCGGGTTTGATGCTGCCTGCGGTGCTGGCCGGTAAGGGCGGCACCTTTGAGTTGCCCTGGCTCAACCTCGGCTCCGTCAACATCGAGGCGAGCTTTCTAATTAATCCCCTGACCGCCGGTACCCTGGCGCTGGTGTCGTTCGTCAGCCTGCTGGTGCAGTTCTATTCGGTCGGCTACATGGATAGCGAGCACCGGCTGGCGCGCTACTACGGGCTCATCAACTTCTTCACGATGGCGATGCTCGGGCTGGTGCTTTCGGACAACCTGCTCGTGATGTACGGCTTCTGGGAGCTGATGGGTCTGTCGAGCTATCTGCTGGTCGGTTTCTGGTGGTCCAAGCCCGAAGCGACCGCCGCCGCCAAAAAAGCTTTTATCACCACCCGCGTCGGCGATTTTCTGCTGCTGGTGGGCATCATCCTCCTTTACACGAGCGCCGGTACCCTCGATATCTCTCAACTGGGCGAATGGGCGCACACGGCGACGGTCGCCGCTCCGCTGGCGACGATCATCGTTTTGTTACTGTTTGCGGGTCCGGTGGGCAAGTCCGCCCAGTTTCCGCTCCATGTCTGGTTGCCGGACGCGATGGAAGGCCCGACCCCTGCCTCCGCCCTCATCCACGCCGCGACGATGGTGGCCGCCGGTGTCTTTATGGTCGTGCGGCTGATGCCCGTCTTTGAGCTGTCGAGCACGGCGATGCTGGTCGTCGCCTACACCGGAGCGATCACCGCCCTGGGGGCAGCCCTCATCGCCACTTCTCAAAACGACATCAAGCGCGTCCTCGCCTACTCGACCATCTCCCAACTCGGTTATATGTTTATGGCCCTCGGCGTGGGCAATACCGAAGCGGCGATGTTTCACCTGTTTACCCACGCCTTTTTTAAGGCGATGCTCTTTTTGGGGGCAGGTTCTGTGATCCACAGCGCCCATACCCAGGACATGCGCGAGATGGGCGGTCTGATGAGCCGGATGCCGATTACTGCCCTCACCTACGGCGTCGGTGTGCTGGCTCTGGCCGGTGTCTTTCCCTTCGCCGGTTTCTGGTCGAAGGACGCGATCCTCCACGCCCTCGAACACGCCGGACTCTACCCGGTCTTTGTCATGGGCCTGCTCACCGCCGGGCTGACCGCCTTCTACATGGGCCGCCAGTTCATCCTCGTCTTTTTGGGTGCGCCCACGGCCAAGTCGCGCTCTGCCCACGAATCGACCTGGACGATGATCCTGCCCCTGCTGGCGCTGGTCGTACCCGCCGCTGCCGCCGGTTATCTGGGCAACACCTGGTTTCTGCACGAGCCGATGGATATGACGCTCCTGGTCAGCTCCTCCCTCGTCGTTGCCGTCGGGCTCACGGTCGCCGTCGCCGTCTACTCGCTTCACCTGGCACCCAAGGGGCTCGTCGAGGCGCTGGAGCCTGTGCGCACGGCCCTTGAAAACCGCCTCTACATCGACGATCTCTATGCCCAACTGTTCGGGCGCGGCTTAGAGGGCATCGCGATCGTGATCGCCTGGGTCGATCGCAACGTCGTCGATGGCATCGTCAATCTGGTGAGTGCTGCCATCCTGCTCGGGGGCGAAGGGCTCAAGTACCTCGAAACGGGCAAGGCCCAGTTCTATCTGCTCGTGGTCTTTGCAGCGGTGATTGCCCTGGGGGTCATGGTCGGCGTGCGCTGA
- a CDS encoding DASH family cryptochrome, whose protein sequence is MSETILIWYRNDLRLHDHEPIYRALQQRAQVVPLYCFDPRAFGRTPHGFAKTGAHRARFLLQSVAALKDALEQLGSGLVVRLGEPEAVIPALVKELNISAVYYHQEVTSEERAVESALEIALKPLNVALRAFWGTTLFHLEDLPFDVAQLPELFTDFRKRVEESPTVREALPAPGQLSKLPEVDPGALPTLATWGLEEPATDPRQVIEFTGGEPAGLARLDHYFWQANLLKNYKQTRNGMLGGDYSSKFSPWLAHGCLSPRRIYEQVRLYESQRLKNDSTYWLIFELLWRDFFRLVALKHGNRLFRASGLRGLVIDWQDDPERFERWRTGQTGFPLVDANLRELAATGYMSNRGRQNVASFLTKNLGIDWRQGAEWFESQLIDYDVTSNWGNWNYTAGVGNDARGFRFFNILKQARDYDPEGDYVKHWLPELAHVPAPKIHEPWKLLPVEQQRFGVRLGVDYPLPMVDLFQSAAANEALYNAAGERRAGRRRRAGR, encoded by the coding sequence ATGTCAGAGACGATCTTGATCTGGTACCGCAACGATCTGCGCCTGCACGATCACGAGCCGATATATCGGGCGCTGCAGCAGCGGGCGCAGGTTGTGCCGCTCTACTGCTTCGATCCGCGCGCTTTTGGCCGGACCCCCCATGGCTTTGCTAAAACCGGTGCCCACCGCGCCCGGTTTTTATTGCAGAGCGTTGCGGCACTTAAAGACGCCCTGGAGCAGTTGGGCAGCGGCCTCGTCGTCCGGCTGGGGGAGCCGGAAGCGGTGATCCCGGCTCTGGTAAAAGAACTCAACATCTCAGCGGTCTACTACCACCAGGAAGTGACCAGCGAGGAACGGGCCGTCGAAAGCGCCCTGGAGATCGCCCTCAAGCCCCTGAATGTCGCGCTAAGAGCCTTTTGGGGGACGACGCTCTTTCATCTGGAGGATCTGCCCTTCGATGTCGCGCAGTTGCCGGAACTGTTTACCGATTTTCGTAAGCGCGTCGAAGAATCGCCGACCGTCCGCGAGGCGCTGCCTGCCCCCGGTCAGCTGTCAAAGCTGCCCGAAGTCGATCCAGGAGCGCTCCCGACTCTCGCCACCTGGGGTCTGGAGGAACCGGCAACCGACCCGCGCCAGGTGATCGAATTTACCGGCGGTGAGCCGGCGGGACTGGCCCGGCTCGATCACTACTTCTGGCAGGCAAACTTACTCAAGAACTACAAGCAGACCCGCAACGGCATGTTGGGAGGGGACTACTCTTCCAAGTTCTCGCCCTGGCTTGCCCACGGTTGCCTCTCGCCCCGCCGGATCTACGAGCAGGTCCGGCTCTACGAATCCCAGCGGCTCAAGAACGATTCGACCTACTGGCTTATCTTTGAACTGCTCTGGCGCGACTTTTTTCGGCTGGTGGCCCTCAAGCACGGCAACCGCCTGTTTCGCGCCTCGGGACTGAGGGGACTGGTAATCGACTGGCAGGACGACCCGGAGCGCTTCGAGCGCTGGCGGACGGGCCAGACCGGCTTTCCACTGGTCGATGCCAACCTGCGCGAACTGGCGGCCACCGGCTATATGTCCAACCGGGGGCGGCAGAACGTCGCGAGCTTTCTCACCAAAAACCTCGGCATCGACTGGCGGCAGGGAGCGGAGTGGTTCGAGTCCCAGCTCATCGACTACGACGTGACGAGCAACTGGGGCAACTGGAACTACACCGCCGGTGTGGGCAACGACGCTCGCGGTTTTCGCTTCTTTAATATCCTCAAGCAGGCCAGGGACTACGACCCGGAGGGCGATTACGTCAAACACTGGCTGCCGGAGCTGGCCCACGTTCCGGCCCCAAAAATTCACGAGCCCTGGAAGCTTCTGCCCGTCGAGCAGCAGCGCTTCGGCGTCCGGCTGGGGGTCGATTATCCGCTGCCCATGGTCGATCTTTTTCAATCGGCGGCGGCGAACGAGGCGCTCTACAACGCCGCCGGCGAGCGGCGAGCTGGTCGCCGCCGCCGGGCCGGGCGCTAG
- a CDS encoding nucleoside triphosphate hydrolase domain-containing protein, with amino-acid sequence MPNPEDENSLNKALWLAVASEMARCCPSARPVVQGILGPQGSGKSTLAGLLVQLLDQLGRRAVSLSLDDLYLTASERCSQALWRWRGPPGTHDLDLGERTLEQLVGGEPPFWLPRFDKGATGGQGDRFAWVEPDEALVLNGRIEAGSFYLEGCVYRDRPLPLPEKMGRPVPLGAAFVDGPARWQVCGGRWVLKQTGQLLPLSSPVGWQLLPVRPDAVIFEGWFVGVQPVDAASCPNPLAAQSNRLLPGYLPLWRYLDRLLVLRPAELAWSKTWREAAEAQRRAAGQPGMTPREIEAFVAYFWEALPWEVFVEPLIARNRCDLLVEIDAQHRPRHFRRL; translated from the coding sequence ATGCCTAATCCGGAAGATGAGAATTCGCTTAATAAAGCGCTGTGGCTGGCTGTAGCGAGCGAAATGGCCAGGTGCTGCCCGTCGGCTCGTCCGGTGGTTCAGGGCATCCTCGGCCCGCAGGGCAGCGGCAAATCGACCCTGGCAGGGCTGCTCGTCCAGTTGTTGGACCAGCTCGGTCGGCGGGCCGTCAGCCTGTCGCTCGACGATCTGTATCTGACGGCAAGCGAAAGGTGCTCCCAGGCGCTCTGGAGGTGGCGCGGACCGCCCGGAACCCACGACCTCGATCTCGGGGAACGCACCCTGGAGCAGCTCGTCGGCGGTGAGCCGCCCTTCTGGTTGCCGCGCTTCGACAAGGGGGCCACAGGCGGCCAGGGGGACCGCTTTGCCTGGGTGGAGCCAGACGAAGCGCTCGTCTTAAATGGGCGGATCGAGGCGGGATCGTTCTATCTGGAGGGCTGCGTGTACCGAGATAGGCCGCTACCGCTGCCTGAGAAGATGGGCAGGCCCGTTCCTCTCGGGGCCGCGTTTGTAGACGGCCCTGCCCGCTGGCAAGTGTGCGGAGGGAGGTGGGTTTTAAAGCAAACCGGACAGTTGCTGCCGCTCTCGTCGCCTGTGGGCTGGCAACTGCTGCCCGTTCGGCCCGATGCAGTGATCTTCGAGGGCTGGTTTGTCGGTGTCCAGCCGGTGGACGCCGCGAGCTGCCCCAACCCCCTGGCGGCTCAAAGCAACCGGTTGTTGCCTGGGTATCTGCCCCTGTGGCGCTATCTGGACCGGCTTCTGGTCCTGCGGCCCGCTGAACTTGCCTGGAGCAAAACCTGGCGGGAGGCAGCCGAAGCCCAGCGCCGCGCCGCAGGCCAGCCGGGCATGACCCCCCGCGAAATCGAAGCGTTCGTAGCGTACTTCTGGGAGGCGCTGCCGTGGGAAGTGTTCGTCGAACCGCTCATCGCCCGCAACCGGTGCGATCTGCTCGTCGAGATCGACGCTCAGCACCGGCCCCGGCACTTCCGGCGCTTGTGA
- a CDS encoding DEAD/DEAH box helicase yields MVVSSSLDLSKLFPFDLDAFQKEAIAALDEGESVVVCAPTGSGKTVIAEYAVYRAIAHQRRVFYTTPLKALSNQKFRDFCVQFGPEQVGLLTGDISVNRDAPVVVMTTEIFRNMLYGMPLGEMGTSLALVEAVILDECHYMNDAQRGTVWEESIIYCPAGIQLVALSATIANSGQLTDWIGRVHGPTRLIYSDFRPVPLEFHFCSPKGLFPLLDRTGKRLNPHFKPLKKRLRGERNLQAEAPSHKYVTSQLARRDMLPAIYFIFSRRGCDQALEELGDLNLLSEGEQTQLTAQVDAFVQEHPEAVRTHQLEQIYNGIAVHHAGVLPAWKGLIEELFQQGLIKVVFATETLAAGINMPARTTVISMLSKRTDRGHRPLNASEFLQMAGRAGRRGMDAVGHVVTLQSPFESAPEAAALALSQPDPLVSQFTPSYGMVLNLLERHPLDVARRLIESSFGQYLATLHLEPVRREYAEVSAELQAIDGEDTPVSEAELAAYEKLRGQLREARRLLMLLKEQTDREREQLLTGQLKFALVGSLLVVVDPLDRVAKTAVLVRKIPGPPLMLVCLSADNRWIVTGSGGVLDYQGSAHLRFDEAEHLTIPAHLMLRPGGHIAGSAESEALSCRLPTLPVPGPPEAVIAQKNEVERLREIQENHPAHRWSGRSAHQRSQHHREKLLKRHQRLAEQLSGESDRYWQEFLRLVRVLERFEFLDNQRPNQLGAVAAAIRGDNELWLALALLSAEIEALEPVQMAGLAAALVSEPPRPNTWATVEPSEAVQEAIGALRQTRRTLFRTQRRYQALIPIWLEERLVGLVELWARGTSWDELCSRTNLDEGDLVRLLRRTADLLRQVPHVPHLPKTVLDSCAEAQRLLDRFPVSEVV; encoded by the coding sequence GTGGTCGTCTCTTCATCACTCGACTTAAGCAAACTTTTTCCCTTCGATCTCGACGCTTTTCAAAAAGAAGCGATCGCTGCTCTTGATGAAGGTGAATCGGTGGTGGTCTGCGCTCCGACCGGCTCCGGCAAGACGGTGATCGCCGAATACGCCGTCTATCGGGCGATCGCCCACCAGCGGCGTGTCTTTTATACGACGCCGCTCAAGGCGCTCTCCAATCAAAAATTTCGCGATTTTTGCGTTCAATTTGGCCCGGAGCAGGTGGGCTTGTTGACCGGCGATATCTCGGTCAACCGCGACGCCCCGGTGGTGGTGATGACCACCGAGATCTTCCGCAACATGCTCTACGGAATGCCGTTAGGCGAGATGGGCACCTCGCTCGCCCTGGTGGAGGCGGTCATCCTCGACGAGTGCCACTACATGAACGACGCCCAGCGCGGCACGGTCTGGGAAGAATCGATCATCTACTGTCCGGCGGGCATTCAACTGGTGGCCCTCTCGGCGACGATCGCCAACTCCGGGCAGCTCACCGACTGGATCGGTCGCGTCCACGGACCCACCCGGCTCATCTACTCCGACTTTCGCCCGGTGCCGCTCGAATTTCATTTTTGCTCGCCAAAAGGGCTTTTTCCGCTCCTCGATCGCACCGGCAAGCGCCTCAACCCCCACTTCAAACCGCTCAAAAAACGGCTGCGCGGCGAGCGCAACCTGCAGGCGGAGGCTCCCAGCCACAAGTACGTGACAAGCCAGCTTGCCCGCCGCGACATGCTGCCGGCCATCTACTTCATTTTCAGCCGCCGGGGCTGCGATCAGGCCCTCGAAGAACTGGGAGATCTCAATTTGCTCAGCGAGGGCGAGCAGACCCAACTCACCGCCCAGGTGGACGCTTTTGTGCAGGAGCACCCCGAGGCGGTGCGCACCCACCAGCTTGAGCAGATCTACAACGGCATCGCCGTCCACCACGCCGGGGTGTTGCCGGCCTGGAAGGGTCTTATCGAGGAGCTGTTTCAGCAGGGGCTCATCAAGGTGGTCTTTGCCACCGAGACCCTCGCCGCCGGGATCAACATGCCGGCGCGCACGACGGTGATCTCGATGCTCTCCAAGCGCACCGACCGGGGCCACAGGCCCCTCAACGCCAGCGAATTTTTGCAGATGGCGGGCCGGGCCGGACGGCGGGGCATGGACGCCGTGGGCCACGTCGTCACCCTGCAGAGCCCCTTCGAGTCGGCCCCCGAGGCTGCCGCCCTCGCCCTCTCCCAGCCGGATCCGCTGGTAAGCCAGTTCACGCCCAGCTACGGCATGGTGCTCAATTTGCTCGAGCGCCATCCCCTCGATGTGGCCCGCAGATTGATCGAAAGCAGCTTTGGGCAGTACCTGGCGACACTGCACCTTGAGCCGGTGCGCCGCGAGTACGCCGAGGTGAGCGCTGAGCTCCAGGCGATCGACGGCGAGGACACGCCCGTGAGCGAGGCGGAACTCGCTGCCTACGAAAAGCTGCGCGGCCAGTTGCGCGAGGCGCGCCGCCTGCTGATGCTCCTTAAAGAACAAACCGACCGCGAGCGCGAACAGCTGCTCACTGGCCAGCTTAAATTTGCCCTGGTCGGCAGCCTGCTCGTCGTCGTCGATCCCCTCGACCGGGTGGCAAAGACCGCTGTGCTGGTGCGCAAGATTCCTGGTCCGCCCCTGATGCTGGTCTGCTTGAGCGCCGACAACCGCTGGATCGTCACCGGCAGCGGCGGCGTGCTCGACTACCAGGGCAGCGCCCACCTGCGCTTCGACGAGGCCGAACATCTGACCATCCCCGCCCACCTGATGCTGCGCCCCGGTGGCCACATCGCAGGCAGCGCCGAGAGCGAAGCGCTCAGTTGCCGTCTGCCGACTTTGCCGGTGCCGGGACCGCCCGAGGCGGTGATCGCCCAAAAAAACGAAGTCGAGCGCCTGCGCGAGATCCAGGAAAACCATCCTGCCCACCGCTGGAGTGGCCGCTCGGCCCACCAGCGCTCGCAGCACCACCGCGAAAAACTCCTCAAGCGCCACCAGCGCCTGGCTGAGCAACTGAGCGGCGAGTCCGACCGCTACTGGCAAGAATTTTTGCGCCTGGTGCGGGTACTCGAGCGCTTCGAGTTTCTTGACAATCAAAGGCCCAACCAGCTTGGGGCGGTCGCCGCAGCGATTCGGGGCGACAACGAGCTGTGGCTGGCGCTGGCGCTTTTGTCGGCGGAGATCGAGGCGCTGGAGCCGGTACAGATGGCGGGGCTGGCCGCTGCCCTGGTGAGCGAACCGCCCCGGCCCAACACCTGGGCGACGGTCGAACCCTCCGAGGCCGTTCAGGAGGCGATCGGTGCTCTGCGCCAGACCCGGCGCACCCTCTTTCGCACCCAGCGCCGCTACCAGGCGCTGATTCCGATCTGGCTTGAAGAGCGGCTGGTCGGCCTGGTCGAACTGTGGGCGAGGGGAACGAGCTGGGACGAGCTGTGCAGCCGCACCAACCTCGACGAGGGCGACCTGGTGCGGCTGTTGCGCCGCACCGCCGATCTGTTGCGCCAGGTGCCCCACGTTCCGCACCTGCCCAAAACCGTCCTCGACAGCTGCGCTGAGGCCCAGCGCCTGCTCGATCGCTTCCCGGTGAGCGAAGTGGTCTGA
- a CDS encoding head GIN domain-containing protein — MNARFAPLAALALLLSASAAFAGEQTRELASFSRLRVNGSTDVDVRVGAGQSVIVEGSDSQLDRVVTEVKGDTLVVSNRGMYLDNERSKLRVHITVPRLNAVEISGSGDVQVNALAGSQFAVAISGSGDVKAQGSGVDSLSVTISGSGDADLRALPTRSAAVNVAGSGDVKVNVTEALSANLLGSGDIRYAGNPRRVNKNVAGSGEIEPL; from the coding sequence ATGAACGCCAGATTTGCTCCGCTAGCCGCCCTGGCCCTCCTCCTCAGCGCTTCGGCTGCCTTTGCCGGTGAGCAGACGCGGGAGTTGGCTTCTTTTTCGCGCCTCCGCGTGAATGGTTCTACCGACGTCGATGTGCGGGTCGGTGCAGGCCAGTCGGTGATCGTCGAAGGTAGCGACAGCCAGCTCGATCGGGTGGTTACCGAGGTCAAGGGCGATACCCTCGTCGTCTCCAACCGGGGGATGTATCTCGACAACGAGCGCAGCAAACTGCGGGTCCACATCACCGTGCCCCGCCTCAACGCTGTCGAGATTTCCGGTAGCGGCGACGTCCAGGTGAACGCTCTGGCAGGATCCCAGTTTGCCGTCGCGATTAGCGGCAGCGGCGATGTCAAGGCCCAGGGCTCGGGGGTCGATTCGCTGAGCGTCACGATCTCCGGCTCCGGTGACGCGGACCTGCGCGCCCTGCCTACCCGCAGCGCGGCGGTAAATGTCGCAGGCAGCGGCGATGTCAAAGTCAACGTTACCGAGGCCCTGAGCGCAAATCTTTTAGGAAGCGGCGATATTCGCTACGCCGGTAATCCCCGGCGGGTGAACAAAAATGTCGCCGGTTCCGGGGAGATTGAGCCGCTGTAG